The nucleotide window CTGGGGGCACTGGTTGGGGCCGTCGGCATCTTCATGCCGGGCACCCTGCTCATCTTCTTCCTAATTCGGTTCTGGGACCAGCTCAAGCAGTACCGCGTGGTGAAGGCCTCGTTGGAAGGCATCAACGCGGTGTCGGCGGGGCTGGTGGTGGCGGCCTCGTTTCTGCTCTATCACCCGCTGCCTGACACGCCCATCAACCTGGCACTGGTAGCTGCTACCTTTCTGCTACTGCTGTGGGAAAAGATACCGTCTTACCTCATGGTATTAGCAGCCCTGCTGGCCGGCGCGATTTTGTAGCCAACCGTACCCGAAAGCGCCTCGCCGGCTGCCTCTTCAGATAAGAAAAGACAGCCGGCGAGGCGTTCTGAAACTGCCAGAAGATTAGCTTTTGCGCAACTGATGGTCGGGCAGGTGGAGCAGGTAGTCGCCGTAGCCGCTTTTGCGCAGGGGCTCGGCAATGCGGCGCAGCTGGTCGGCATCAATAAAGCCCTGGCGGTAAGCCACTTCTTCAATGGAGCCTACCTTCAGCCCCTGGCGCTGCTCCAGCACCCGCACAAACTCGCCGGCCTGCATCAGGCTCTCGAAGGTGCCGGTGTCCAGCCAGGCGGTGCCGCGGCCCAGAATGCCTACCTTCAGCTTGCCCCGGCGCAGATATTCCTGGTTTACGTCGGTAATTTCGTACTCCCCGCGCGGGCTGGGCTTCAGGTCGCGGGCAATCTGCACTACTTCGTTATCGTAGAAGTACAGCCCGGGCACGGCATAGTTGCTCTTAGGTTGGGCGGGCTTCTCTTCAATGCTGAGGGCCTTGTTGTTTTCATCGAACTCCACCACGCCGTAGCGCTCCGGGTCGTGCACGTGGTAGGCGTACACCACGCCGCCGCTGGGGTCGTTGTTGGCTTTGAGGAGCTCTTCCATGCCTTCGCCGTGAAAGATATTGTCGCCCAGCACCAGGGCTACTTTGTCGTCGCCAATGAAATCGGCCCCCAGCACGAAGGCCTGCGCCAAGCCGTTGGGCACTTCCTGCACCACATACTCGAAGCGGCAGCCCAGGCTGGTCCCATCACCCAGCAGCTTTTTAAACTGGGCCTGGTCGTGGGGCGTGGTGATGATGAGAATTTCGCGGATACCCGCCATCATCAGAATAGACAGCGGATAATAAATCATCGGCTTGTCGTACACGGGCATGAGCTGCTTGCTGACGGCCAGCGTGAGCGGGTGCAGGCGCGTGCCGGAGCCGCCGGCGAGGATAATGCCTTTCATTGGTGAGGATGGTTAACTCGTAAAATGGTTAAATGGCTGGTCGCTCAAGGGTTTTGAACGACCAGCCATTTAACCATTCAGTTATTTGACAATTAATTCCTTTCCGCAATAAACTCCTGGTGGGTTTTAAACCATTCCAGCGTCTTCTGCAGGCCTTCCCGGATGCGTACCTGCGGGTCGTAGCCGAGCAGGTTGTTGGCTTTGCTGATGTCGGCCAGGGAGTCGCGAATGTCGCCGGCACGGTCGGGGCCGTATTCGGGCGTGATGTCGGAGCCGGCTTCTTCTTTTAGAATGTTGAACAGGTCGTTGAGGGACGTGCGGTCGGCCACGGCCACGTTGTAGACCTGGTTTACGGCCTCAAGGTTAGTTGTCAGAGCCGCCTTGATGTTGGCCTGCACGCAGTTTTCCACGAAGGTGAAGTCACGCGTCTGGCCCCCGTCGCCGTTCATGCGCGGGCGCTTGCCTTCCAGCACGGCATCAATAAAGAGCGGAATCACAGCAGCGTAGGCACCGTTGGGGTCCTGGCGCGGGCCGAAGATGTTGAAGTAGCGCAGCCCAATGATTTCCATGCCGTAGGTTTTGCCAAACACGTCGGCGTACAGCTCGTTGGCATACTTCGTTACGGCGTAGGGCGACAATGGCTTGCCGATACGGTCCTCCACTTTCGGCAGGGCCTTATGGTCGCCGTAGGTGGAGGAAGAGGCGGCGTACACAAAGCGTTTCACACCGGCTTCTTTGGCGCCTACCAGCATGTTCACAAAGCCGCCCACGTTCACGTCGTTGCTCGTAATCGGGTCGTTGATGGAGCGGGGCACGGAGCCCAGCGCGGCCTGGTGCAGCACCACGTCGATGCCCTGGCAGGCGTCGATGCAGGTTTGCCGGTCGCGGATGTCGCCTTCAATCACACGCAGGGCCGGGTTGTCTTCAAACAGCCGCACGTTCTTGCGGAAGCCGTTGGAGTAGTTGTCGAGCACGCGCACTTCCTTGGCCCCGTACTTCAACAGGTATTCCACTAGGTTGGAGCCAATGAAACCAGCGCCGCCGGTTACCAAGAAAGCCAGATTATCGATTGGCTGGTCGTGAAAGGGAGTTTCGTACATCTTATTAATGTGCTAATGTGCTAATGTGTTTGAATGTGCTAATGTGTTGATGCTGCCTTGCTAAAACTTAGCACATCAGCACATTACTCTATCAGTACATTAGCTGTGGTACTGCTTCTGGTAGTATTCCTGGTAGGCGCCGCTGGTCACATGGTCGAGCCACTCCTGGTTTTCCAGGTACCAGTCTACGGTTTGCGCCAAGCCTTGTTCAAACGTCACGGAGGGCTTCCAGCCAAGCTCCTGCATGATCTTCGAGGAGTCGATGGCGTAGCGCAGGTCGTGGCCGGCGCGGTCCTTCACAAACTTGATGAGCTGGCGTGAGGTGCCCTGGGGCTTGCCGGTTTTCTCATCCAGCGTGTCGCAGAGTAAGTGAATGAGCTCAATGTTCGCCCACTCATTCACCCCGCCGATGTTGTAAGTGTCGCCTACTTTGCCTTTGTGGAACACTGCGTCGATGGCCGTGGCGTGGTCTTTTACAAACAGCCAGTCGCGCACATTTTCGCCTTTGCCGTACACTGGGATAGGCTGCCCGTGCTGAATGCGGTGAATGGCCAGCGGAATCAGCTTCTCGGGGAAGTGGTTGGGGCCATAGTTGTTGGAGCAGTTGCTCAGCTTGATGGGCAGGCCGTAGGTGTGGTGCCAGGCCCGCACAAAGTGGTCCGACGACGCCTTGCTGGCCGAGTAAGGGGAGCGGGGGTCGTAGGCAGTTTGCTCCGTGAACATCTCGGGTCCGAAATCCAGGGAGCCGTACACCTCGTCGGTGCTCACGTGGTAGAAGGTTTTGCCCTCGTAGCCCAGGGGCTTCCACAGGTTTTTGGCCGCGTTCAGCAGATGAACCGTACCCAGCACGTTGGTTTTCACGAAGGCCAGCGGATCCGTGATGCTGCGGTCCACGTGGCTTTCGGCAGCCAGGTGAATCAAAGCATCGGGCTCTTCGCGGGCAAAGAGCTCATCCACGAAAGCCTGATCGGTAATATCACCCTTCACCAGCCGGTAGTTGGGCGCATGCTCAATATCCCGCAGGTTTTCGAGGTTGCCGGCGTACGTGAGGGCGTCCAGGTTCAGAATCTGGTACTCCGGATACTTCGTCACGAACAGGCGCACCACGTGCGACCCGATAAAGCCGGCCCCGCCGGTGATGATGATTTTCATGCGGTGAGTAAGTAAATGAGCGAATGAGTGAAGGGGCCTAGCAAGCAAATGAGCAAAAGACTTCACTCATTCGCTCAGGCTCTCATTCACTCAACGTCAGCTGCCATTTCCAGGCGCTGGCCAGGGAGTCTTCGAGCGAGGTAGTGGTCTGAAAGCCCAGTTCCTGCACCGATTTGGTGACGTCGGCGTAGATGGCGGGCACGTCGCCGGCGCGGGGCGGCCCAATGACGTAGTTAAGCTTCACACCGGTAGCCCGCTCAAATGCCTGCACTACCTCCAGCACGGAGTTGCCGCGGCCCGTGCCCACGTTGAAGGTTTCCACGGCCTCGCCGGTGCCATCGAGCAGGCGCTGCACGGCGGTTACGTGTGCTTTGGCCAGATCCACCACGTGCACGTAGTCGCGGACGTTGGTGCCGTCGGGCGTGTCGTAGGTGTTGCCGTAGATGGTGAGCTTTTCACGGATGCCGGCCGCCGTCTGCGTTACGAAGGGCACCAGGTTCTGGGGTACGCCCAGCGGTAGCTCCCCGATCTTGGCCGAAGCATGGGCCCCGATGGGGTTGAAGTAGCGCAGCAGAATGGCCCGTACCGTGCTGGCCGGCGCGTGCACCACGTCCGTGATAATGTCTTCGCAGATCTTCTTGGTATTGCCGTAGGGCGAGTTGGCCGGCTTGCGGGGCGTCAGTTCCGTTACGGGCAGCACGTCGGGCACGCCGTACACGGTGCACGACGAGGAAAACACCAGGTGCGGCACCCCAAACTCCTGCATCACCGTGAGCAGCGTCAGCAGGGAGCCTACGTTGTTCTGGTAGTAGGCCAACGGCTTCTGTACCGATTCGCCCACGGCCTTGAAGGCGGCAAAGTGAATAACCCCGCGCAGGCTTCCTTCCTCCGCAAACACGGCCCGCAGCGCCTCGGCGTCGCCGCAGTCGATGTGGTGGCAGGCAACGCGCACGCCCAGAATGGCCTCAATGCCGCGCACCGACGACTCCTGCGAGTTGCTGAAGTCATCGACAATGACCGGCTGAAAGCCAGCCTCATAGAGCTCTACCACGGCATGGGAGCCAATGTAGCCCGCGCCGCCCGTAACCAGTATTTTCGTCCGCTCCATCTGTATTTAGTAGTGAGATGGTGAGATAGTGAGTTTGAGGTTCGCCAAGCACCACTTGCGCGGAGCTATACAATCAGAACCTCAAACTCACCACTTCACTATTTCGCCTTAGAGGCTCCAGTAAGCCAGGTCCTGAATCTTGTTGCGGAACAGGCCTTTGATGTCTACCACTACGGCCGGCTGGTTGGTGATGGACTTGAAGTAGGCCTCGTCCAGCTCCGTATAGCGCTGGTGGCTTACGGCCACCACAATACCGTCGTAGTCGTTGCGGATTTCGCTTTCCGGCGTCAGGCGGAAGCCGTACTCGTGGTGCAACTCGTCGCTATCGGCGTGGGGGTCGATGATGT belongs to Hymenobacter sp. J193 and includes:
- the rfbA gene encoding glucose-1-phosphate thymidylyltransferase RfbA — its product is MKGIILAGGSGTRLHPLTLAVSKQLMPVYDKPMIYYPLSILMMAGIREILIITTPHDQAQFKKLLGDGTSLGCRFEYVVQEVPNGLAQAFVLGADFIGDDKVALVLGDNIFHGEGMEELLKANNDPSGGVVYAYHVHDPERYGVVEFDENNKALSIEEKPAQPKSNYAVPGLYFYDNEVVQIARDLKPSPRGEYEITDVNQEYLRRGKLKVGILGRGTAWLDTGTFESLMQAGEFVRVLEQRQGLKVGSIEEVAYRQGFIDADQLRRIAEPLRKSGYGDYLLHLPDHQLRKS
- a CDS encoding SDR family oxidoreductase → MYETPFHDQPIDNLAFLVTGGAGFIGSNLVEYLLKYGAKEVRVLDNYSNGFRKNVRLFEDNPALRVIEGDIRDRQTCIDACQGIDVVLHQAALGSVPRSINDPITSNDVNVGGFVNMLVGAKEAGVKRFVYAASSSTYGDHKALPKVEDRIGKPLSPYAVTKYANELYADVFGKTYGMEIIGLRYFNIFGPRQDPNGAYAAVIPLFIDAVLEGKRPRMNGDGGQTRDFTFVENCVQANIKAALTTNLEAVNQVYNVAVADRTSLNDLFNILKEEAGSDITPEYGPDRAGDIRDSLADISKANNLLGYDPQVRIREGLQKTLEWFKTHQEFIAERN
- the rfbB gene encoding dTDP-glucose 4,6-dehydratase, with translation MKIIITGGAGFIGSHVVRLFVTKYPEYQILNLDALTYAGNLENLRDIEHAPNYRLVKGDITDQAFVDELFAREEPDALIHLAAESHVDRSITDPLAFVKTNVLGTVHLLNAAKNLWKPLGYEGKTFYHVSTDEVYGSLDFGPEMFTEQTAYDPRSPYSASKASSDHFVRAWHHTYGLPIKLSNCSNNYGPNHFPEKLIPLAIHRIQHGQPIPVYGKGENVRDWLFVKDHATAIDAVFHKGKVGDTYNIGGVNEWANIELIHLLCDTLDEKTGKPQGTSRQLIKFVKDRAGHDLRYAIDSSKIMQELGWKPSVTFEQGLAQTVDWYLENQEWLDHVTSGAYQEYYQKQYHS
- the galE gene encoding UDP-glucose 4-epimerase GalE; this encodes MERTKILVTGGAGYIGSHAVVELYEAGFQPVIVDDFSNSQESSVRGIEAILGVRVACHHIDCGDAEALRAVFAEEGSLRGVIHFAAFKAVGESVQKPLAYYQNNVGSLLTLLTVMQEFGVPHLVFSSSCTVYGVPDVLPVTELTPRKPANSPYGNTKKICEDIITDVVHAPASTVRAILLRYFNPIGAHASAKIGELPLGVPQNLVPFVTQTAAGIREKLTIYGNTYDTPDGTNVRDYVHVVDLAKAHVTAVQRLLDGTGEAVETFNVGTGRGNSVLEVVQAFERATGVKLNYVIGPPRAGDVPAIYADVTKSVQELGFQTTTSLEDSLASAWKWQLTLSE